In Dethiosulfovibrio peptidovorans, the following proteins share a genomic window:
- a CDS encoding glutamate dehydrogenase — translation EEVYAKQEIAMINAFNDIWDLAQETNSTVREAAYMISVKRVAEVMKLRGWY, via the coding sequence AGAAGAAGTGTATGCAAAGCAGGAAATTGCCATGATCAACGCCTTCAATGATATTTGGGATCTTGCCCAGGAAACCAATTCAACCGTCCGGGAAGCTGCATATATGATTTCCGTAAAACGGGTTGCAGAGGTTATGAAACTGCGGGGCTGGTACTAA